ggcacaactcagggctccgtagagCCACAGAATCTTGGGCACAACCCTGCTCAAGCACCCAAATGTGAATTCGAACAGGGtctctgtgtgacgtgtgtgaaaactacagtgtGATGAGCATGACTCGCAGACAGGTTCTCGATTaggctcccctcaaaatcagttatgagcattaaaggacagcgatgcccaggtcccggctccaggaatcagaccctccagcgtctggtgtgaagccacggcatctggattgctcatgcttctggagatcattctcctgaatatggtggctcctttctccctgtggagcacctttctaagcagtgccctttcttcacccaggacactttacgtcaggcacagaaagccttctgctggagcacacctggcttatgaaaagacaagggaaagaaacggggccaaaggtcacagtcctctcattccaccatcctccttaaaagcatcctaatttcatgggccctgaggccacggctgtctctttacacctcgaggctttggcgccgggcctcaattctgccctgttgcttactgtctaagacacTTTGGGAAAGTCCCTAGAGCCAGGGTCTTCaatcctggtaagccagagagcctggagacacacccaaattatgtccctcttagttcagggaacatgtccattttcgtcagcattaaaattttggcaccaaatgtgctaactgcaattCCACCATACAAcgcgtaactggaaatggaggcgacatctcagatcctgaacaattgatgcgagaatccaggagacacacggcttatttttgccttttcccactgaaacaagggccagtattaacaatgttatgctatcctcggtttcactccctgcttttaaatctctccgatgttttcttcttgagacagggcctcactcccgtcACCAGGGCTTTTCTACAGTGcaattttcggtgtttgcttttgtcagatttagaacttttcatttcatctctatcaaatgttgatccattatcacatacgtatgaaaatattatcacccatgctgtgagatacgatgatttattttcctctattcttTAGGAAACCAAAGGTTATAGTTGGGATACGTtctgatttctcaagtttttagtttcatgttttcttaaactgccgtcgcacgGCCGAAACCACTCCCTacacaatgtcatgaccatctatGTCTCTTTTCTGGCCaacataaatttgcggaatgtcatcaatcagtctctcggtgattgcatgatttccccaaagtccttcacactctacattgagcactgagtatctcttcaaacttcagtgcacgTTTCTACCActtgatgctttattatttggcaatctagcttccacaagagcatttcatgcaaagacttctcttgttctccactggcaggtaatttcactcggatatagaatcaataggctgaacgtggaaaggtgATCGCTGGAAGGTCTGAttgattccacggatctctcctttcttattaaggaaacaaatacactctgctaattactatacttcattgactcttctcaggtcagaaagcgcacttccgacttccTGTCCTTCCGTCGCTGAGAGGACGCtggtatctgccaaaagcacatacttggaagtacatcccggcacaaacacacacacacgcacacacacgtgcacacacacatacacacacacacacacacacacacacacacacggtttcataggtaaagatttcttccctgacattgttttacctaaaataaggcaactgcgcggccactgtcccaacccggttacattcaTATTACATGTgtctatcagcctgaggagtaatttgattcaggtgttctagaagtcatgatgtgggctgtctgTGGAATTCCCGccgatgcaaggggacacaccctgtgactcattccttaattgagtgctgatatttgattggtttatcgcgcacctgatgggtgggtggggtgttggcggttggtgggggtgagttatataagggctgatgcggccagagagctcgtcatttgaagactctctcggaagagatagcgtctttctgcaacctgcggtcccagcagaaaaaccttgtgatccttgttccaggcgacatggaggacgactcactctacttgggaggtgagtggcagttcaaccacttttcgaaactcacatcttctcggccagatgccgcttttgctgaaatccagcggacttctctctctgagaagtcaccactctcatctgagacccgtgtcgacctctgtgatgatttggctcctgtggcaagacagcttgctcccagagagaagcttcctctgagtagcaggagacctgctgcggtgggggctgggctccagaatatgggaaatacctgctacgtgaacgcttccctgcagtgcctgacatacacaccaccccttgccaactacatgctgtcccgggagcactctcaaacgtgtcatcgtcacaagggctgcatgctctgtactatgcaagctcacgtcacacgggccctctaccgtcctggccatgtcatccagccctcacaggcattggctgcgggcttccatagaggcaagcaaGAAGATGCCCACGAATTTCTCATGTTcgctgtggatgccatgaaaaaggcatgccttcccgggcacaagcaggtagatcatcactccaacgacaccaccctcatccaccaaatatttggaggctactggagatctcaaatcaagtgtctccactgccacggcatttcagacacctttgacccttacctggacatcgccctggatatccaggcagctcagagtgtcaagcaagctttggaacagttggtgaagcccgaagaactcaatggagagaatgcctatcagtgtggtctttgtctccagaaggcgcctgcctccaagacgttaactttacacacttctgccaaggtcctcattcttgtattgaagagattctccgatgtcacaggcaacaaacttgccaagaatgtgcaatatcctgagtgccttgacatgcagccatacatgtctcagcagaacacaggacctcttgtctatgtcctctatgctgtgctggtccacgctgggtggagtTGTCACAGCGGACATTACTtgtcttatgtcaaagctcaagaaggccagtggtataaaatggatgatgccgaggtcactgcctctggcatcacctctgtcctgagtcaacaggcctatgtcctcttttacatccagaagagtgaatgggaaagacacagtgagagtgtgtcaagaggcagggaaacaagagcccttggcgctgaagacacagacaggcgagcaacgcaaggagagctcaagagagaccacccctgcctccaggtacccgagttggacgagcacttggtggaaagagccactcaggaaagcaccttagaccactggaaattcctccaagagcaaaacaaaacgaagcctgagttcaacgtcagaaaagtcgaaggtaccctgcctcccaacgtacttgtgattcatcaatcaaaatacaagtgtgggatgaaaaaccatcatcctgaacagcaaagctccctgctgaACCCCTCTTCCACGAccccgacagatcaggagtccatgaacactggcacactcgcttctctgcaagggaggaccaggagatccaaagggaagaacaaacacagcaagagggctctgcttgtgtgccagtgatctcagtggaagtgccgacccacacgtaggggtgcacacacacacacacacacacacacacacacacacacaagcgcgcacagaaacacacacacacccacacaaacacgaacaccgtcaatcctacgtaaagtaatgaggagcccaagtttctgtctctacaacagggacaactgcatagtgatggctgcgtctcaggatgagcccacacatgggaaacatcaagtttcgGGGTcgtgagtcttccgaacctctggagggactgtctgtgtgtttgcgttcgtggtagatgacattcagtgtgtatttctgaacaTGACCTCCTGACGTGTAGGTTTGCGTGTGAGGTTATTGCAggggacagggtttactattttctcttggggtgtgtttcattcgtcagttggtggtcggcaagagaaggtgaaatttttctcatgtgggacatccgtggatcattctcgccaccttgaatagtggaaactggaattcagtTGGAAGATGggaacggtgctcttctttcttaccctggctcacccattttattttggtttctgaatggacctcgggtgccctgggacttgtgctcttgctggaacccacataacgccggaagcagacagaccgacttgcctgtttcacggtgtccacttccaatgagtcgaaacggaaaattttcccactggcacgGAAGTCATTTGGAACTAAGTCGTACTGAtactaaaggaaatcaaacaccggagtgtgtgtattcaactaaaatacattcagaaaggcttgaaataaatctcatttggtgtgtttacaaatggcatttggggagattccgggtcattcgtccagctgcgaaagctgcatctctgaagcacagtccctgtcctgcaatcagacttatttatccgACGTGGTGTTTCTGTGGAAATTattgtgggaaatggccccttcctttTCCGTATTTGCTGAatagatttcatggtccctttcttggtaggtgcagtgatcaaagttgaccaacccctgaggaaagctgtccagggcacaactcagggctccgtagagCCACAGAATCTTGGGCACAACCCTGCTCAAGCACCCAAATGTGAATTCGAACAGGGtctctgtgtgacgtgtgtgaaaactacagtgtGATGAGCATGACTCGCAGACAGGTTCTCGATTaggctcccctcaaaatcagttatgagcattaaaggacaGCGATGCCCAGGTCCCGGCCCCAGGAATCAGACCCTCCAGCGTCTggtgtgaagccacggcatctggattgctcatgcttctggagatcattctcctgaatatggtggctcctttctccctgtggagcacctttctaagcagtgccctttcttcacccaggacactttacgtcaggcacagaaagccttctggtggagcacacctggcttatgaaaagacaagggaaagaaacggggccaaaggtcacagtcctctcattccaccatcctccttaaaagcatcctaatttcatgggccctgaggccacggctgtctctttacacctcgaggctttggcgccgggcctcaattctgccctgttgcttactgtctaagacacTTTGGGAAAGTCCCTAGAGCCAGGGTCTTCaatcctggtaagccagagagcctggagacacacccaaattatgtccctcttagttcagggaacatgtccattttcgtcagcattaaaattttggcaccaaatgtgctaactgcaattCCACCATACAAcgcgtaactggaaatggaggcgacatctcagatcctgaacaattgatgcgagaatccaggagacacacggcttatttttgccttttcccactgaaacaagggccagtattaacaatgttatgctatcctcggtttcactccctgcttttaaatctctccgatgttttcttcttgagacagggcctcactcccgtcACCAGGGCTTTTCTACAGTGcaattttcggtgtttgcttttgtcagatttagaacttttcatttcatctctatcaaatgttgatccattatcacatacgtatgaaaatattatcacccatgctgtgagatacgatgatttattttcctctattcttTAGGAAACCAAAGGTTATAGTTGGGATACGTtctgatttctcaagtttttagtttcatgttttcttaaactgccgtcgcacgGCCGAAACCACTCCCTacacaatgtcatgaccatctatGTCTCTTTTCTGGCCaacataaatttgcggaatgtcatcaatcagtctctcggtgattgcatgatttccccaaagtccttcacactctacattgagcactgagtatctcttcaaacttcagtgcacgTTTCTACCActtgatgctttattatttggcaatctagcttccacaagagcatttcatgcaaagacttctcttgttctccactggcaggtaatttcactcggatatagaatcaataggctgaacgtggaaaggtgATCGCTGGAAGGTCTGAttgattccacggatctctcctttcttattaaggaaacaaatacactctgctaattactatacttcattgactcttctcaggtcagaaagcgcacttccgacttccTGTCCTTCCGTCGCTGAGAGGACGCtggtatctgccaaaagcacatacttggaagtacatcccggcacaaacacacacacacgcacacacacgtgcacacacacatacacacacacacacacacacacacacggtttcataggtaaagatttcttccctgacattgttttacctaaaataaggcaactgcgcggccactgtcccaacccggttacattcaTATTACATGTgtctatcagcctgaggagtaatttgattcaggtgttctagaagtcatgatgtgggctgtctgTGGAATTCCCGccgatgcaaggggacacaccctgtgactcattccttaattgagtgctgatatttgattggtttatcgcgcacctgatgggtgggtggggtgttggcggttggtgggggtgagttatataagggctgatgcggccagagagctcgtcatttgaagactctctcggaagagatagcgtctttctgcaacctgcggtcccagcagaaaaaccttgtgatccttgttccaggcgacatggaggacgactcactctacttgggaggtgagtggcagttcaaccacttttcgaaactcacatcttctcggccagatgccgcttttgctgaaatccagcggacttctctctctgagaagtcaccactctcatctgagacccgtgtcgacctctgtgatgatttggctcctgtggcaagacagcttgctcccagagagaagcttcctctgagtagcaggagacctgctgcggtgggggctgggctccagaatatgggaaatacctgctacgtgaacgcttccctgcagtgcctgacatacacaccaccccttgccaactacatgctgtcccgggagcactctcaaacgtgtcatcgtcacaagggctgcatgctctgtactatgcaagctcacgtcacacgggccctctaccgtcctggccatgtcatccagccctcacaggcattggctgcgggcttccatagaggcaagcaaGAAGATGCCCACGAATTTCTCATGTTcgctgtggatgccatgaaaaaggcatgccttcccgggcacaagcaggtagatcatcactccaacgacaccaccctcatccaccaaatatttggaggctactggagatctcaaatcaagtgtctccactgccacggcatttcagacacctttgacccttacctggacatcgccctggatatccaggcagctcagagtgtcaagcaagctttggaacagttggtgaagcccgaagaactcaatggagagaatgcctatcagtgtggtctttgtctccagaaggcgcctgcctccaagacgttaactttacacacttctgccaaggtcctcattcttgtattgaagagattctccgatgtcacaggcaacaaacttgccaagaatgtgcaatatcctgagtgccttgacatgcagccatacatgtctcagcagaacacaggacctcttgtctatgtcctctatgctgtgctggtccacgctgggtggagtTGTCACAGCGGACATTACTtgtcttatgtcaaagctcaagaaggccagtggtataaaatggatgatgccgaggtcactgcctctggcatcacctctgtcctgagtcaacaggcctatgtcctcttttacatccagaagagtgaatgggaaagacacagtgagagtgtgtcaagaggcagggaaacaagagcccttggcgctgaagacacagacaggcgagcaacgcaaggagagctcaagagagaccacccctgcctccaggtacccgagttggacgagcacttggtggaaagagccactcaggaaagcaccttagaccactggaaattcctccaagagcaaaacaaaacgaagcctgagttcaacgtcagaaaagtcgaaggtaccctgcctcccaacgtacttgtgattcatcaatcaaaatacaagtgtgggatgaaaaaccatcatcctgaacagcaaagctccctgctgaACCCCTCTTCCACGAccccgacagatcaggagtccatgaacactggcacactcgcttctctgcaagggaggaccaggagatccaaagggaagaacaaacacagcaagagggctctgcttgtgtgccagtgatctcagtggaagtgccgacccacacgtaggggtgcacacacacacacacacacacacacacacacacacaagcgcgcacagaaacacacacacacccacacaaacacgaacaccgtcaatcctacgtaaagtaatgaggagcccaagtttctgtctctacaacagggacaactgcatagtgatggctgcgtctcaggatgagcccacacatgggaaacatcaagtttcgGGGTcgtgagtcttccgaacctctggagggactgtctgtgtgtttgcgttcgtggtagatgacattcagtgtgtatttctgaacaTGACCTCCTGACGTGTAGGTTTGCGTGTGAGGTTATTGCAggggacagggtttactattttctcttggggtgtgtttcattcgtcagttggtggtcggcaagagaaggtgaaatttttctcatgtgggacatccgtggatcattctcgccaccttgaatagtggaaactggaattcagtTGGAAGATGggaacggtgctcttctttcttaccctggctcacccattttattttggtttctgaatggacctcgggtgccctgggacttgtgctcttgctggaacccacataacgccggaagcagacagaccgacttgcctgtttcacggtgtccacttccaatgagtcgaaacggaaaattttcccactggcacgGAAGTCATTTGGAACTAAGTCGTACTGAtactaaaggaaatcaaacaccggagtgtgtgtattcaactaaaatacattcagaaaggcttgaaataaatctcatttggtgtgtttacaaatggcatttggggagattccgggtcattcgtccagctgcgaaagctgcatctctgaagcacagtccctgtcctgcaatcagacttatttatccgACGTGGTGTTTCTGTGGAAATTattgtgggaaatggccccttcctttTCCGTATTTGCTGAatagatttcatggtccctttcttggtaggtgcagtgatcaaagttgaccaacccctgaggaaagctgtccagggcacaactcagggctccgtagagCCACAGAATCTTGGGCACAACCCTGCTCAAGCACCCAAATGTGAATTCGAACAGGGtctctgtgtgacgtgtgtgaaaactacagtgtGATGAGCATGACTCGCAGACAGGTTCTCGATTaggctcccctcaaaatcagttatgagcattaaaggacaGCGATGCCCAGGTCCCGGCCCCAGGAATCAGACCCTCCAGCGTCTggtgtgaagccacggcatctggattgctcatgcttctggagatcattctcctgaatatggtggctcctttctccctgtggagcacctttctaagcagtgccctttcttcacccaggacactttacgtcaggcacagaaagccttctggtggagcacacctggcttatgaaaagacaagggaaagaaacggggccaaaggtcacagtcctctcattccaccatcctccttaaaagcatcctaatttcatgggccctgaggccacggctgtctctttacacctcgaggctttggcgccgggcctcaattctgccctgttgcttactgtctaagacacTTTGGGAAAGTCCCTAGAGCCAGGGTCTTCaatcctggtaagccagagagcctggagacacacccaaattatgtccctcttagttcagggaacatgtccattttcgtcagcattaaaattttggcaccaaatgtgctaactgcaattCCACCATACAAcgcgtaactggaaatggaggcgacatctcagatcctgaacaattgatgcgagaatccaggagacacacggcttatttttgccttttcccactgaaacaagggccagtattaacaatgttatgctatcctcggtttcactccctgcttttaaatctctccgatgttttcttcttgagacagggcctcactcccgtcACCAGGGCTTTTCTACAGTGcaattttcggtgtttgcttttgtcagatttagaacttttcatttcatctctatcaaatgttgatccattatcacatacgtatgaaaatattatcacccatgctgtgagatacgatgatttattttcctctattcttTAGGAAACCAAAGGTTATAGTTGGGATACGTtctgatttctcaagtttttagtttcatgttttcttaaactgccgtcgcacgGCCGAAACCACTCCCTacacaatgtcatgaccatctatGTCTCTTTTCTGGCCaacataaatttgcggaatgtcatcaatcagtctctcggtgattgcatgatttccccaaagtccttcacactctacattgagcactgagtatctcttcaaacttcagtgcacgTTTCTACCActtgatgctttattatttggcaatctagcttccacaagagcatttcatgcaaagacttctcttgttctccactggcaggtaatttcactcggatatagaatcaataggctgaacgtggaaaggtgATCGCTGGAAGGTCTGAttgattccacggatctctcctttcttattaaggaaacaaatacactctgctaattactatacttcattgactcttctcaggtcagaaagcgcacttccgacttccTGTCCTTCCGTCGCTGAGAGGACGCtggtatctgccaaaagcacatacttggaagtacatcccggcacaaacacacacacacgcacacacacgtgcacacacacatacacacacacacacacacacacacacggtttcataggtaaagatttcttccctgacattgttttacctaaaataaggcaactgcgcggccactgtcccaacccggttacattcaTATTACATGTgtctatcagcctgaggagtaatttgattcaggtgttctagaagtcatgatgtgggctgtctgTGGAATTCCCGccgatgcaaggggacacaccctgtgactcattccttaattgagtgctgatatttgattggtttatcgcgcacctgatgggtgggtggggtgttggcggttggtgggggtgagttatataagggctgatgcggccagagagctcgtcatttgaagactctctcggaagagatagcgtctttctgcaacctgcggtcccagcagaaaaaccttgtgatccttgttccaggcgacatggaggacgactcactctacttgggaggtgagtggcagttcaaccacttttcgaaactcacatcttctcggccagatgccgcttttgctgaaatccagcggacttctctctctgagaagtcaccactctcatctgagacccgtgtcgacctctgtgatgatttggctcctgtggcaagacagcttgctcccagagagaagcttcctctgagtagcaggagacctgctgcggtgggggctgggctccagaatatgggaaatacctgctacgtgaacgcttccctgcagtgcctgacatacacaccaccccttgccaactacatgctgtcccgggagcactctcaaacgtgtcatcgtcacaagggctgcatgctctgtactatgcaagctcacgtcacacgggccctctaccgtcctggccatgtcatccagccctcacaggcattggctgcgggcttccatagaggcaagcaaGAAGATGCCCACGAATTTCTCATGTTcgctgtggatgccatgaaaaaggcatgccttcccgggcacaagcaggtagatcatcactccaacgacaccaccctcatccaccaaatatttggaggctactggagatctcaaatcaagtgtctccactgccacggcatttcagacacctttgacccttacctggacatcgccctggatatccaggcagctcagagtgtcaagcaagctttggaacagttggtgaagcccgaagaactcaatggagagaatgcctatcagtgtggtctttgtctccagaaggcgcctgcctccaagacgttaactttacacacttctgccaaggtcctcattcttgtattgaagagattctccgatgtcacaggcaacaaacttgccaagaatgtgcaatatcctgagtgccttgacatgcagccatacatgtctcagcagaacacaggacctcttgtctatgtcctctatgctgtgctggtccacgctgggtggagtTGTCACAGCGGACATTACTtgtcttatgtcaaagctcaagaaggccagtggtataaaatggatgatgccgaggtcactgcctctggcatcacctctgtcctgagtcaacaggcctatgtcctcttttacatccagaagagtgaatgggaaagacacagtgagagtgtgtcaagaggcagggaaacaagagcccttggcgctgaagacacagacaggcgagcaacgcaaggagagctcaagagagaccacccctgcctccaggtacccgagttggacgagcacttggtggaaagagccactcaggaaagcaccttagaccactggaaattcctccaagagcaaaacaaaacgaagcctgagttcaacgtcagaaaagtcgaaggtaccctgcctcccaacgtacttgtgattcatcaatcaaaatacaagtgtgggatgaaaaaccatcatcctgaacagcaaagctccctgctgaACCCCTCTTCCACGAccccgacagatcaggagtccatgaacactggcacactcgcttctctgcaagggaggaccaggagatccaaagggaagaacaaacacagcaagagggctctgcttgtgtgccagtgatctcagtggaagtgccgacccacacgtaggggtgcacacacacacacacacacacacacacacacacacaagcgcgcacagaaacacacacacacccacacaaacacgaacaccgtcaatcctacgtaaagtaatgaggagcccaagtttctgtctctacaacagggacaactgcatagtgatggctgcgtctcaggatgagcccacacatgggaaacatcaagtttcgGGGTcgtgagtcttccgaacctctggagggactgtctgtgtgtttgcgttcgtggtagatgacattcagtgtgtatttctgaacaTGACCTCCTGACGTGTAGGTTTGCGTGTGAGGTTATTGCAggggacagggtttactattttctcttggggtgtgtttcattcgtcagttggtggtcggcaagagaaggtgaa
This genomic interval from Gorilla gorilla gorilla isolate KB3781 chromosome 3, NHGRI_mGorGor1-v2.1_pri, whole genome shotgun sequence contains the following:
- the LOC129533222 gene encoding ubiquitin carboxyl-terminal hydrolase 17-like protein 22, which produces MEDDSLYLGGEWQFNHFSKLTSSRPDAAFAEIQRTSLSEKSPLSSETRVDLCDDLAPVARQLAPREKLPLSSRRPAAVGAGLQNMGNTCYVNASLQCLTYTPPLANYMLSREHSQTCHRHKGCMLCTMQAHVTRALYRPGHVIQPSQALAAGFHRGKQEDAHEFLMFAVDAMKKACLPGHKQVDHHSNDTTLIHQIFGGYWRSQIKCLHCHGISDTFDPYLDIALDIQAAQSVKQALEQLVKPEELNGENAYQCGLCLQKAPASKTLTLHTSAKVLILVLKRFSDVTGNKLAKNVQYPECLDMQPYMSQQNTGPLVYVLYAVLVHAGWSCHSGHYLSYVKAQEGQWYKMDDAEVTASGITSVLSQQAYVLFYIQKSEWERHSESVSRGRETRALGAEDTDRRATQGELKRDHPCLQVPELDEHLVERATQESTLDHWKFLQEQNKTKPEFNVRKVEGTLPPNVLVIHQSKYKCGMKNHHPEQQSSLLNPSSTTPTDQESMNTGTLASLQGRTRRSKGKNKHSKRALLVCQ